The following proteins are co-located in the Solanum pennellii chromosome 1, SPENNV200 genome:
- the LOC107031137 gene encoding protein SRC1-like, with amino-acid sequence MSGIMHKIEEKLHMGEHKDDEDKRKEKGEKKEKGEGHRDKNKEKHHGEDHKDGEEKKKKKKKDKKHGSGSSSSSSGSDSD; translated from the coding sequence atgtcCGGAATAATGCACAAGATAGAGGAGAAACTCCACATGGGAGAACACAAGGATGATGAAGATAAGAGGAAGGAAAAGGgtgagaagaaggagaaaggtGAGGGGCACAGGGACAAGAACAAAGAGAAGCATCATGGGGAAGATCACAAGGATGgagaggagaagaaaaagaagaagaagaaggataagAAGCATGGCAGTGGTAGCAGCAGCAGTAGCAGTGGAAGCGACAGTGATTAG